Proteins found in one Erythrobacter sp. KY5 genomic segment:
- a CDS encoding DNA topoisomerase IB — translation MRRISFGMEKLIYVDDAQPGITRKGAGRGFAYYSPAGELIRDRRERKRLNAIALPPAYRDAWFCPQSTGHILATGYDDAGRKQYRYHPFFRLMRESDKFDRCEEFGKRLPVMRQRVARDIEGTAATRERVLAAIVRLLDMGFVRIGNEVYKKTNKSFGASTLRDEHATISGSTVELSYTGKGGKDRRVLLEDEALARAVEDARDVPGPHLFQYYDDDGNRHALTSSDVNEYLRENMGEEFSAKNFRTWHASVLAFVQIAESKQRPTISSVLDEVSEKLGNTPAVARNSYIHPAVIDILSRDGAWEDWRASLSIPRPAKFLTRHERGLLEMLEKSPEAAELLTA, via the coding sequence GTGCGGCGCATTTCCTTTGGCATGGAGAAGCTTATCTATGTCGATGATGCGCAGCCCGGCATTACGCGAAAGGGTGCAGGCAGGGGCTTCGCCTATTATTCGCCGGCTGGCGAGCTCATCCGTGACCGCCGCGAACGAAAGCGTCTGAATGCAATCGCATTGCCGCCAGCCTATCGCGATGCCTGGTTTTGCCCGCAAAGCACCGGCCACATCCTGGCGACCGGTTACGACGATGCTGGTCGCAAGCAGTATCGCTATCACCCGTTTTTCCGCCTGATGCGCGAGAGCGACAAGTTCGATCGCTGCGAGGAATTCGGCAAGCGCCTTCCGGTGATGCGTCAACGCGTGGCGCGCGACATCGAAGGCACTGCCGCAACGCGCGAGCGAGTGCTCGCCGCGATAGTGCGGCTGCTGGATATGGGCTTTGTTCGCATCGGGAATGAGGTTTACAAAAAGACCAATAAATCCTTCGGCGCCTCCACGTTGCGCGACGAGCACGCGACCATCTCCGGAAGCACTGTCGAGCTTTCCTATACTGGTAAGGGCGGCAAGGACCGGCGGGTCCTTTTGGAAGACGAGGCACTTGCACGCGCGGTCGAAGATGCGCGCGATGTGCCGGGGCCGCACCTTTTTCAATATTACGATGATGACGGCAATCGCCACGCACTGACAAGCAGCGACGTGAACGAATATCTTCGCGAAAACATGGGCGAGGAGTTCTCGGCCAAGAACTTTCGCACTTGGCACGCCAGCGTCCTTGCCTTCGTGCAGATTGCCGAATCCAAACAGCGCCCAACCATCAGTTCGGTATTAGACGAAGTCTCCGAAAAGCTCGGCAACACGCCTGCGGTGGCGCGAAACAGCTATATTCACCCCGCTGTCATCGACATCCTCTCAAGAGATGGCGCGTGGGAGGATTGGCGAGCGAGCCTGTCGATACCTCGGCCCGCCAAGTTTCTGACCCGGCACGAACGCGGCCTGCTGGAGATGCTGGAGAAGAGCCCTGAGGCCGCCGAACTGCTAACTGCCTAG
- the yghU gene encoding glutathione-dependent disulfide-bond oxidoreductase, with the protein MADPTYTPPEVWTYDSESGGKFANINRPTAGAREEVALPRGDNPLQLYSLATPNGVKATVMLEELVEKGHGGAEYDAYTVNIGEGVQFTSGFVEINPNSKIPAMVDASGDNDIRVFESGAILVYLAEKFGEFLPTDPAARAEVLSWVFWQVGTGPFIGGGFGHFYAYAPERYEYPINRYAMETKRIFDVADQQLGKTRFLAGDEYTIADIANFPWLAPFVAGTIYNEAKTFLSIDEYKNVGRWAREIAQRPGVQRGRLVNKVWGDEDQQLAERHSPADFEGKNLDFTF; encoded by the coding sequence ATGGCCGATCCTACCTACACACCGCCTGAAGTCTGGACCTATGACAGCGAAAGCGGCGGCAAGTTTGCAAATATCAATCGCCCCACCGCTGGCGCACGCGAAGAAGTGGCTCTGCCGCGCGGCGACAATCCGCTGCAGCTGTATTCGCTTGCGACGCCCAACGGCGTGAAGGCTACCGTGATGCTGGAAGAGCTCGTCGAAAAAGGGCACGGAGGCGCAGAATACGATGCCTACACCGTCAACATCGGCGAAGGCGTCCAGTTCACCAGCGGCTTTGTAGAGATCAATCCGAATTCGAAAATTCCCGCCATGGTCGACGCAAGCGGCGACAACGACATTCGCGTGTTCGAATCCGGCGCGATCCTTGTCTATCTGGCCGAAAAGTTCGGCGAGTTCCTGCCCACCGATCCCGCCGCGCGCGCCGAAGTGCTTTCGTGGGTGTTCTGGCAGGTGGGAACCGGGCCATTCATCGGCGGCGGTTTCGGTCATTTCTACGCTTATGCGCCTGAAAGGTACGAATATCCGATCAACCGCTACGCGATGGAAACAAAGCGCATTTTTGATGTCGCCGACCAGCAGCTTGGCAAGACGCGCTTCCTTGCGGGCGACGAATACACCATCGCAGATATCGCAAACTTCCCATGGCTCGCCCCCTTTGTTGCTGGAACAATCTACAACGAAGCCAAGACCTTCCTGTCAATTGACGAATACAAGAACGTTGGCCGCTGGGCGCGTGAGATTGCTCAGCGTCCGGGCGTCCAGCGCGGCCGTCTCGTCAACAAGGTCTGGGGCGATGAGGATCAGCAACTGGCCGAACGCCATTCGCCAGCTGATTTCGAAGGCAAGAACCTCGATTTCACGTTCTGA
- a CDS encoding MFS transporter has translation MSAQAHERISLSEKLGYGVGDLPSGLYLNFFGAYLLYFFVDLGGVAPAAMALMLLLSRVFDAVTDPVMGVIADRTRTRWGRYRPYLLFGALPFGLTGFAIFAAPDMSTGWLLVWAYITYGLTMLAFTAVNVPYSGLLGVISPSAKQRANVTAYRMFFSGLAGIVVGVLATTLIREFGGDDERTGIMVTMGVFAAVSVVIYIVTFATTKERIPAVPTNTAIRRDLATLFRTGAWICVVVAAVFGVLSIASRASTARFFFKYVAGDDGTPVFLFLDRFGLFLTALAVGQVSGVILGFLLQRKFEKSHLILAGGAIKVVGITAFAMVPLDAIWPQTLAQYFVGLGFGFLMVLSFSMFTDIAEYIDWKSGQQMTGLTVSASIFGVKVGTGLGAFAPGIALELTGFVPQGEQSAEALAGINFAFAILPALALLPAGVAMVFYRLSHSVMDEVERDLAVRRQRSQ, from the coding sequence TTGAGCGCACAGGCGCATGAGCGGATTAGCCTGAGCGAGAAGCTTGGCTATGGGGTGGGCGATCTTCCCTCTGGCCTCTATCTCAATTTCTTCGGCGCATATCTTCTCTATTTCTTCGTCGATCTGGGTGGAGTGGCGCCTGCAGCCATGGCGCTCATGCTGCTGTTGTCGCGCGTATTCGATGCTGTCACCGATCCGGTCATGGGTGTGATCGCAGATCGCACGCGCACTCGCTGGGGACGGTATCGTCCCTATCTGCTGTTCGGCGCCCTGCCGTTTGGCCTAACGGGCTTCGCGATCTTCGCCGCGCCTGACATGTCGACCGGATGGCTGCTGGTCTGGGCCTATATCACCTATGGCCTGACCATGCTGGCGTTCACTGCGGTCAACGTCCCTTATTCGGGGCTGCTCGGAGTGATCTCGCCTTCGGCAAAACAGCGCGCCAACGTTACCGCCTATCGCATGTTCTTTTCAGGCCTTGCCGGGATCGTGGTTGGCGTGCTCGCCACGACGCTGATCCGTGAGTTTGGCGGAGATGACGAACGCACCGGTATCATGGTCACCATGGGCGTCTTCGCCGCAGTCTCAGTCGTCATCTACATAGTGACATTTGCTACGACGAAGGAGCGCATTCCCGCTGTCCCCACCAATACCGCGATCAGGCGCGACCTTGCCACCTTGTTCCGCACGGGCGCATGGATCTGCGTGGTCGTCGCTGCGGTGTTCGGAGTGCTCTCAATTGCGAGCCGAGCATCAACGGCACGCTTCTTCTTCAAATATGTTGCGGGAGATGACGGAACGCCGGTCTTCCTGTTCCTCGACCGCTTCGGCCTGTTTCTCACCGCCCTTGCGGTGGGACAGGTCAGCGGCGTCATCCTTGGCTTTCTGCTTCAGCGCAAGTTTGAAAAATCGCACCTCATCCTCGCTGGAGGAGCAATCAAAGTGGTTGGCATTACCGCATTTGCGATGGTACCGCTCGATGCAATCTGGCCTCAGACGCTCGCCCAGTACTTTGTCGGGCTGGGCTTTGGGTTCCTGATGGTGCTGTCCTTCTCGATGTTCACGGATATCGCCGAATACATCGACTGGAAATCCGGCCAGCAGATGACCGGCCTCACCGTTTCCGCCTCAATCTTCGGGGTCAAGGTGGGCACCGGATTGGGAGCATTCGCTCCCGGCATCGCTCTTGAACTGACAGGGTTTGTGCCACAGGGCGAACAAAGCGCAGAGGCGCTTGCGGGTATCAACTTTGCCTTTGCGATACTGCCTGCGCTCGCACTCTTGCCAGCCGGTGTGGCGATGGTTTTCTACCGGCTCAGTCACTCGGTGATGGACGAAGTCGAGCGCGATCTGGCCGTGAGGCGTCAGCGTTCGCAATAA
- a CDS encoding DUF5522 domain-containing protein has translation MAQAPKTGSKPAWQALHEAACARGERKYTDPDTGYVVFTRLAHLERGECCGSACRHCPYGHENVPPEWQ, from the coding sequence ATGGCGCAAGCTCCCAAAACCGGATCGAAACCCGCATGGCAGGCGCTGCACGAAGCGGCGTGTGCACGAGGTGAGCGCAAGTATACCGACCCGGATACCGGTTACGTCGTGTTCACGAGGCTCGCTCATCTGGAGCGCGGCGAATGCTGCGGTTCCGCCTGCCGCCACTGTCCCTATGGCCACGAAAACGTGCCGCCTGAATGGCAGTGA
- a CDS encoding NAD(P)/FAD-dependent oxidoreductase, with product MSTHHCEILIIGAGMAGLACAKTLSEAGRKVSILDKGRGPGGRMAARRAEVAGDVLSFDHGAQYFTARDPRFAGVVAEWERLGVVARWDGAGSDDASFVGVPGMNGPIRALAHPLDVRWNTRAEAITRTGEGWRVDAGSESFTASTVLIAVPAEQAAELLATPVPDFAQVAAEVQSQPCWAVMAAFAEGLDVEADSIRDDDAPVSWAARNSAKPDRTGRETWVLHASPKRSREIIDLPKEEVGPLLLGDFFDQTGAQCVAPIHLAAHRWLYAMPRPVEGEAARFDRDRGIGIAGDYLHSPRVEGAWISGRALADKVLSE from the coding sequence ATGAGCACACACCATTGCGAAATTCTGATCATCGGCGCGGGAATGGCGGGCCTTGCCTGCGCGAAGACGCTGTCCGAGGCAGGCCGCAAGGTCAGCATTCTCGACAAGGGCAGGGGGCCGGGCGGCCGGATGGCCGCGCGTCGGGCAGAGGTCGCAGGCGATGTTTTGTCCTTCGACCACGGTGCGCAGTACTTCACGGCCCGCGATCCGCGCTTTGCCGGTGTCGTTGCCGAATGGGAACGGCTCGGCGTGGTCGCTCGCTGGGATGGAGCAGGATCTGACGATGCATCGTTCGTCGGCGTTCCCGGTATGAATGGCCCGATCCGCGCGCTGGCCCATCCGCTCGACGTTCGTTGGAATACTAGAGCCGAAGCGATCACCCGCACCGGCGAAGGATGGCGTGTCGATGCAGGGTCGGAGAGCTTCACAGCATCTACCGTTCTCATCGCAGTACCGGCGGAGCAGGCGGCTGAGTTGCTGGCCACACCAGTGCCTGATTTTGCGCAGGTTGCGGCAGAAGTACAGTCGCAGCCCTGTTGGGCGGTGATGGCTGCTTTCGCTGAAGGATTGGACGTAGAAGCGGACAGTATTCGAGACGATGACGCTCCCGTCTCCTGGGCGGCGCGGAACAGCGCTAAACCAGATCGCACCGGGCGCGAAACCTGGGTCTTGCACGCCTCACCAAAACGCAGCCGCGAGATTATCGACCTTCCCAAAGAGGAAGTCGGACCGCTTTTGCTGGGCGATTTCTTCGACCAGACCGGCGCGCAATGTGTCGCCCCCATCCATCTCGCGGCGCATCGCTGGCTTTACGCCATGCCAAGGCCTGTCGAAGGCGAGGCGGCACGATTTGATCGTGATCGCGGTATCGGGATAGCAGGCGACTATCTACATTCTCCGCGCGTCGAAGGAGCGTGGATTTCAGGCCGTGCGCTCGCGGATAAAGTGCTCTCGGAATAG
- the egtD gene encoding L-histidine N(alpha)-methyltransferase → MTTSQGLKLVDLDETGVDNAFRADVLAGLSQEPKAVPARWFYDEAGSKLFEKITQLPEYYPTRAETEILTDRADEFAKLIRPGSTVVEFGSGSSVKTPLLLSAIEASAYVPLDISGDFLRASAADLAKKFPGLPVYPVEADFMRQVELPQEVADLPKLGFFPGSTIGNMVARTAVDLLRSMRETLGVGAQLLIGMDQIKEQSVLVSAYDDAAGVTAAFNLNLVARINRELGGTIPEEALTHEARWNDDFARIEMHLVATRDITFEVDGKSFAMHEGESIHTENSHKFNRRTSNMLLLAGGWEPTKRWLDKQGRFSLMLAEAHAPRSAP, encoded by the coding sequence ATGACTACAAGCCAAGGGCTCAAGCTCGTCGATCTCGATGAAACAGGGGTCGACAATGCGTTCCGGGCGGATGTGCTCGCAGGGCTTTCACAGGAGCCGAAGGCTGTTCCTGCGCGCTGGTTCTATGACGAAGCCGGTTCCAAACTGTTCGAGAAGATCACCCAGCTTCCCGAATATTATCCGACGCGGGCCGAGACCGAGATCCTGACCGATCGCGCAGACGAGTTTGCAAAATTGATCCGGCCCGGTTCGACGGTGGTAGAGTTCGGGTCGGGCTCTTCGGTGAAGACACCACTCCTGCTGTCCGCGATCGAAGCATCGGCCTATGTGCCGCTCGACATTTCGGGCGACTTTCTTCGGGCAAGCGCTGCCGATCTGGCGAAGAAGTTTCCGGGCCTTCCGGTGTATCCGGTCGAGGCTGACTTCATGCGCCAAGTCGAACTCCCCCAAGAGGTCGCAGACCTGCCCAAGCTCGGTTTCTTTCCGGGTTCGACGATCGGCAACATGGTCGCGCGCACTGCGGTCGATCTCCTGCGCTCAATGCGTGAGACGCTGGGCGTGGGTGCGCAGCTTCTGATCGGCATGGACCAGATCAAGGAGCAAAGCGTGCTGGTCTCCGCCTATGACGATGCAGCCGGTGTGACGGCGGCATTCAACCTCAATCTCGTTGCCCGCATAAACAGGGAACTTGGCGGTACTATTCCTGAAGAGGCGCTGACGCATGAGGCGCGCTGGAACGATGATTTCGCGCGCATCGAAATGCATTTGGTGGCGACCCGTGACATCACCTTCGAAGTCGATGGCAAGAGTTTTGCGATGCACGAAGGCGAGAGCATCCACACCGAAAACAGCCACAAGTTCAATCGCCGCACCTCAAACATGCTGCTTCTTGCCGGGGGGTGGGAGCCGACCAAGCGCTGGCTCGATAAGCAGGGGCGCTTTTCGCTGATGCTGGCGGAGGCCCATGCACCCCGGTCAGCACCATAG
- the egtB gene encoding ergothioneine biosynthesis protein EgtB, with protein sequence MRHGGARTDPKGRRTLAPGRHQVASSNEAHGNIAQGFARTRSLMEAVAQPLSDADASIQSMPDASPAKWHLAHTTWFWETFLLREHLRTYRLHNEEWPFLFNSYYEAEGARIARGSRGMLSRPSLQEILDWRAVVNAAMEPLFEREELFGLIALGIAHEQQHIELLLTDIKHGLFQNPLGPEMWGTDREESAPSGELGWHKHPGGVAIIGHDGDAFAFDNEGPRHRVLLEPFALADRLVTNREWSEFISDGGYRDASLWLSDGLAWVRENGITAPLYWRGAEQFTHSGWQGRDPDAPVTHISYYEADAFASWAGARLPTEFEWEAIARGQDEEGSPRTHDPAAGNQLDGAEAPLPSGGADLFGDCWQFTRSAYLPYPRFEPASGAVGEYNGKFMSGQCVLKGASCATVRGHSRASYRNFFYPHQRWQFTGLRLAKDI encoded by the coding sequence ATGCGCCATGGAGGTGCGCGGACGGACCCGAAAGGGAGGAGAACGTTGGCTCCAGGCCGGCATCAGGTAGCATCCTCGAATGAGGCGCATGGCAATATCGCGCAGGGCTTTGCGCGCACCCGCTCTCTTATGGAAGCGGTCGCGCAGCCGCTCAGCGATGCCGACGCCAGCATTCAATCCATGCCTGACGCGTCACCGGCAAAGTGGCATTTGGCGCACACGACATGGTTCTGGGAGACGTTTCTTCTCAGAGAGCATCTGCGCACGTATCGGCTGCACAATGAAGAGTGGCCGTTTCTTTTCAATTCCTATTACGAGGCCGAAGGCGCACGCATCGCGCGCGGATCACGAGGGATGTTGTCGCGTCCCAGCCTGCAGGAAATCCTCGACTGGCGCGCCGTGGTAAATGCAGCGATGGAGCCGCTTTTTGAGCGCGAAGAGCTCTTTGGTCTGATTGCGCTCGGCATTGCGCACGAACAGCAGCATATCGAGCTGCTTTTGACCGACATAAAACATGGTCTGTTTCAAAACCCCCTGGGCCCCGAAATGTGGGGCACCGATCGGGAGGAGTCCGCGCCAAGCGGTGAGTTGGGTTGGCATAAGCATCCAGGCGGCGTTGCTATTATCGGGCATGATGGCGACGCATTCGCTTTCGATAATGAAGGGCCACGACACCGTGTGCTGCTCGAACCTTTCGCTTTGGCGGACAGGCTGGTCACCAATCGCGAATGGTCGGAATTTATCTCCGACGGCGGATATCGCGATGCGTCGCTCTGGCTTTCGGATGGCCTTGCATGGGTTAGAGAAAACGGCATCACGGCACCTTTGTACTGGCGCGGTGCGGAACAGTTCACCCATTCCGGATGGCAAGGCCGCGACCCAGATGCTCCGGTCACTCATATCTCCTACTATGAGGCCGATGCCTTCGCGAGCTGGGCTGGAGCAAGATTGCCGACCGAATTCGAATGGGAAGCAATCGCGCGTGGGCAGGACGAGGAAGGCTCGCCGCGAACGCACGATCCGGCGGCGGGCAATCAGCTTGACGGTGCCGAGGCACCCTTGCCATCGGGCGGCGCTGACCTTTTCGGCGATTGCTGGCAGTTTACCCGGTCTGCCTATCTGCCGTATCCGCGCTTTGAGCCTGCATCGGGCGCAGTCGGTGAGTACAATGGCAAGTTCATGAGCGGTCAGTGCGTGCTCAAAGGCGCAAGCTGCGCCACCGTGCGCGGCCATTCGCGTGCATCCTATCGCAACTTTTTCTACCCCCACCAACGCTGGCAGTTCACAGGACTGAGACTGGCAAAGGACATCTAG
- a CDS encoding diguanylate cyclase domain-containing protein, translating to MLVVSLILPGRELGTLPTLDALALDAHASNWLVANTVSPSSTSLLIACMLLAVIALVAVSSTIANRRQVRSIAREARARSETMRELLRTMRMAECIAGIGVWEYDCRAGVQHWSDGLKRLFGISADAELTPGDAETLLFANGADLVSQIRDHFDKVGPYGLTLQIYGFDGVERSLLVEACNLRGADGSVQRVVAVVRERKAGKEAVRPGLRTSCPAPVAAAEMRGTLSAVRDRGAIMRALDRLVRDARAGKHSLVMVMFDVRIASNPGEVARSVTLRELADTIAQITHGQSRPDEVIGRLGDQEFVWLLPQISENAARVHANALRRAIENQYRYGSARFSMGVAALQPGDSALSLIARADDAMNAVSHPEAIKVEVPTRVSH from the coding sequence ATGTTGGTCGTCTCTCTCATCCTGCCCGGTCGCGAACTGGGAACCTTGCCGACGCTTGATGCGCTGGCGCTTGATGCACATGCATCGAATTGGCTGGTCGCAAACACCGTTTCTCCGTCTTCGACCTCGCTCTTGATCGCCTGCATGCTTCTGGCTGTCATCGCACTGGTCGCGGTTTCCAGCACGATTGCGAACAGGCGCCAGGTGCGTTCGATCGCACGCGAGGCACGCGCCCGGTCCGAGACTATGCGCGAATTGCTTCGCACGATGCGGATGGCGGAATGCATCGCGGGGATCGGGGTTTGGGAGTATGATTGCCGGGCCGGTGTTCAACATTGGTCCGATGGCCTCAAGCGCCTCTTCGGTATCAGTGCCGATGCAGAGTTGACGCCAGGCGATGCCGAGACGCTGCTGTTTGCAAACGGCGCGGATCTCGTCAGTCAGATCAGGGACCATTTCGATAAGGTCGGACCCTATGGCCTGACGCTGCAAATCTACGGTTTCGATGGCGTCGAACGCAGCCTGCTCGTGGAGGCGTGCAACCTTCGCGGCGCAGACGGGTCAGTGCAGCGGGTTGTGGCGGTCGTTAGAGAGCGAAAGGCAGGCAAGGAGGCCGTTCGCCCCGGTTTGCGAACATCCTGCCCCGCGCCTGTCGCTGCTGCTGAAATGCGCGGCACTCTCTCCGCCGTTCGCGATCGCGGTGCCATCATGCGGGCTCTCGACCGATTGGTCAGGGATGCTCGTGCTGGCAAACATTCCCTCGTCATGGTGATGTTCGACGTCAGGATCGCGAGCAATCCGGGCGAAGTCGCGCGTTCCGTCACGTTACGGGAACTGGCCGATACGATCGCTCAGATTACTCACGGACAATCGCGACCCGATGAGGTCATAGGCAGGTTGGGCGATCAGGAATTCGTGTGGTTGCTTCCCCAGATATCCGAGAATGCCGCCAGAGTTCACGCGAACGCCTTGCGCCGGGCGATAGAGAACCAATACCGATACGGCAGCGCGCGTTTCAGCATGGGTGTCGCCGCTCTACAGCCTGGCGACAGCGCGCTTTCTCTTATCGCTCGCGCCGATGATGCCATGAATGCCGTAAGCCATCCTGAAGCCATCAAGGTCGAAGTTCCGACAAGAGTGTCGCACTGA
- a CDS encoding class II 3-deoxy-7-phosphoheptulonate synthase, with protein MAQNWKPESWKEHEARHLPHYEDPAELAEAEATLAAYPPLVFAGEARALKADLADVANGHAFLLQGGDCAESFAEFHPNNIRDTFRVILQMAVVMTFASKRPVVKVGRMAGQFAKPRSSPTETQGDVTLPSYLGDNINGIDFDPVQRRNDPARMVRAYSQAAATLNLLRAFAGGGYANLRQVHQWTLDFMGRTPWAEKFSETADRIGEALDFMEACGVDPATVPQLQGTSFYTSHEGLLLPYEQAMTRQDSLTGDWYATSAHMLWIGDRTRFEGSAHIEFARGIGNPLGMKCGPSLEPDALLKLLDELNPAREAGRITLISRYGHDKVEDGLPKLVRAVKREGHPVVWSCDPMHGNVIKSESGYKTRPFDRILSEVKGFFAVHRAEGTHPGGIHVEMTGQDVTECVGGAVAITDDALGDRYHTHCDPRLNAEQSLELAFTLAEMLNEEATTQRTADAA; from the coding sequence GTGGCCCAGAACTGGAAGCCTGAAAGCTGGAAAGAGCACGAGGCGCGGCATTTGCCGCACTATGAGGACCCCGCCGAACTGGCCGAGGCTGAGGCGACGCTTGCTGCTTATCCGCCGCTGGTGTTCGCGGGAGAGGCGCGTGCGCTCAAGGCTGACCTTGCGGACGTTGCGAACGGTCATGCGTTTCTTCTCCAAGGCGGTGACTGCGCCGAAAGCTTTGCCGAATTTCACCCCAACAACATTCGCGACACATTCCGGGTGATCCTGCAGATGGCGGTCGTGATGACCTTTGCCAGCAAGCGGCCGGTTGTGAAGGTCGGGCGCATGGCTGGTCAGTTCGCCAAGCCGCGCTCCTCGCCAACCGAAACCCAAGGCGATGTCACCTTGCCGAGTTACCTCGGCGACAACATCAACGGGATCGATTTCGACCCCGTGCAGCGCCGCAATGATCCGGCCCGCATGGTTCGCGCCTATTCGCAGGCTGCCGCAACGCTCAACCTGCTGCGCGCGTTTGCAGGCGGGGGATACGCAAATCTTCGTCAGGTCCACCAATGGACGCTCGATTTCATGGGCCGCACGCCTTGGGCCGAAAAGTTTTCCGAGACCGCTGACCGGATCGGCGAAGCGCTCGACTTCATGGAAGCCTGCGGCGTCGACCCTGCGACCGTCCCGCAGCTTCAGGGCACCAGCTTTTACACCAGCCATGAAGGGCTGCTCCTGCCTTACGAACAGGCGATGACCCGGCAGGACTCGCTCACGGGCGACTGGTACGCAACATCGGCGCACATGCTCTGGATCGGCGACCGCACCCGGTTTGAAGGCAGCGCTCATATCGAGTTTGCACGCGGCATCGGTAATCCGCTTGGCATGAAGTGCGGCCCCAGCCTTGAGCCGGACGCGCTGTTGAAACTGCTCGATGAACTGAACCCGGCGCGTGAAGCCGGAAGGATCACGCTCATCAGCCGTTATGGCCATGACAAGGTCGAAGACGGCCTGCCCAAGCTCGTGCGCGCCGTGAAGCGCGAAGGCCATCCCGTCGTCTGGTCGTGCGATCCGATGCACGGCAACGTCATAAAGTCGGAAAGCGGTTACAAGACGCGTCCGTTCGACCGCATCCTTTCCGAGGTGAAGGGCTTTTTCGCCGTGCACCGCGCTGAGGGCACGCATCCAGGTGGCATCCATGTCGAGATGACCGGTCAGGATGTGACCGAATGCGTTGGCGGGGCTGTCGCAATCACTGACGATGCTCTTGGCGATCGGTATCACACCCATTGCGACCCGCGCCTCAACGCGGAGCAATCGCTGGAGCTGGCGTTCACCCTCGCAGAAATGCTGAACGAGGAAGCCACCACACAGCGCACTGCGGACGCTGCCTGA